The Sporosarcina ureae genome includes a region encoding these proteins:
- a CDS encoding DUF3298 and DUF4163 domain-containing protein produces the protein MMKNPVVIQTYHISNRKPKVDVSYPVITQLGDPKVQQKLNQVLFKEMNKMLEDNNYYDPSLVEMVATYEIKNNQRDLFSINLIVYSFTGGAHGMTYVKSLTFDTKTGRQYNLQDLFKPGSPYVQRISEYIRRHIQQWKTPIIEPFTKIKPDQDFYIADTSLVVYFQLYEISPYVAGFPYFPIPLLDLQEIIKPNSPADRMLPFIGT, from the coding sequence ATGATGAAAAACCCTGTTGTTATTCAAACGTATCACATATCAAATAGAAAGCCGAAAGTGGATGTGTCTTATCCTGTCATCACGCAACTGGGCGATCCAAAAGTTCAACAGAAGCTAAATCAAGTACTGTTCAAAGAAATGAATAAAATGCTAGAGGATAATAATTACTATGACCCAAGCCTTGTCGAGATGGTCGCCACGTATGAAATTAAAAATAATCAGCGTGATCTTTTTAGTATTAACTTGATCGTCTATTCGTTCACTGGGGGAGCGCATGGAATGACTTACGTCAAATCTTTGACGTTTGATACGAAGACAGGAAGGCAATACAATCTGCAAGACCTGTTCAAGCCGGGTAGTCCTTATGTGCAGCGAATATCGGAATATATTAGACGCCATATCCAGCAATGGAAAACACCTATAATTGAACCATTCACTAAAATCAAACCCGATCAGGACTTCTATATCGCGGACACAAGTCTCGTGGTCTACTTCCAATTATACGAAATTTCACCTTATGTGGCCGGCTTCCCTTATTTTCCGATTCCCTTGCTCGATTTACAGGAGATCATTAAACCGAATAGTCCAGCAGACCGAATGCTACCGTTCATAGGAACGTAA
- a CDS encoding nucleotide excision repair endonuclease, with protein MINITLPKPDVTIVRRKQEMGPDETPIKPIYGFIDFHEIPRDKGGLLLFFNQSDELLFVGKARKLRPRLKKHFDDQVSPLRNHREEVAKISAIIIDDPMEREIYETYVINTQQAKYNVEKAFFRD; from the coding sequence ATGATCAATATTACATTACCTAAACCGGACGTAACGATCGTCCGCAGAAAACAAGAAATGGGACCGGATGAAACGCCAATTAAGCCAATCTATGGTTTCATCGATTTTCATGAAATTCCACGTGATAAAGGCGGCCTTTTGTTGTTCTTCAACCAAAGTGACGAATTGTTATTCGTAGGAAAAGCACGAAAATTACGTCCGCGTCTGAAAAAGCATTTTGACGATCAAGTGTCTCCATTACGCAATCACCGTGAGGAAGTAGCAAAGATTTCCGCTATCATTATCGATGATCCAATGGAACGTGAGATCTACGAAACATACGTAATCAACACACAGCAAGCTAAATATAACGTAGAAAAAGCATTTTTCAGAGACTGA
- a CDS encoding YolD-like family protein, producing the protein MERNRDRGKLKWTSLMLPEHLERLRDWQREDEYIERPELTDWELQTMQETLEVAWRRRDETWIKTWHDGEVRFHQGEIEALDLQTTTIVLRDPFGTERIHVADVVDVQLSKEADGV; encoded by the coding sequence ATGGAAAGGAACCGAGATAGAGGGAAATTGAAGTGGACGTCGCTCATGCTGCCTGAACACCTCGAGAGACTACGTGATTGGCAACGGGAAGATGAGTATATAGAACGGCCCGAGTTAACCGATTGGGAGCTACAAACGATGCAAGAGACGCTTGAAGTAGCTTGGCGCAGACGTGATGAGACATGGATTAAAACTTGGCATGATGGAGAAGTTCGCTTTCATCAAGGGGAGATCGAAGCGCTCGACTTGCAGACGACGACCATTGTGCTGCGTGATCCATTCGGAACGGAAAGAATTCATGTAGCAGATGTGGTAGATGTCCAATTATCAAAAGAGGCAGATGGTGTTTAA
- a CDS encoding methyl-accepting chemotaxis protein produces MKVRDSLTFQLGSIIAGILVVMLAITSLATYKTAYDKLYDAAGIEAYGCANITTGLIRPGDMEKAMAGDVETQDELGKTLNWTTEHKNIFETQYILDLDGKIIALDDNLKAKGFKPGDQFHLDEEAIADLLEHRHSTYSQPYEYGGMERLSGYAPIHEDQDASKEIIAVSVIDFDANIVKHRTWDVVRDGILISIIPMILASIGTGFLIRRKTKPITSLIEQAKQIADGNLAVQPTEVKSQDEVGDLARTLNRMTVNLQDMITTMNTTSQHLSENAGETSASLSEMREAITMVAHNIEEVVTAVTDGTSTAEHATSILTGLASGLNNTKQSADSMLVNSNETMKIALEGAKRAEEISHDMELIRNGSQEVGDTIQNLVESTTKIQNITGSIAGIAAQTNLLALNASIEAARAGEHGKGFAVVAEEVRNLAEQSNQEVLEVEKLVKDISDRIQQVITSTSENTKHITKGTETVQLTSQSLSNISVAVGETVKEIKNISNLMTSEAVKSTEAVQLIEHLTHAVQNIEDMTNNIAAAAEQTTASIEEISERSTQTNQMARELEVFVGSFELPK; encoded by the coding sequence ATGAAAGTTAGAGATTCGTTAACATTTCAGCTAGGTTCTATTATAGCTGGAATCCTGGTGGTGATGTTGGCTATTACATCACTGGCTACATATAAGACTGCTTATGACAAACTGTATGATGCGGCAGGAATTGAAGCGTACGGCTGTGCCAATATTACTACGGGATTGATTCGACCTGGTGATATGGAAAAGGCAATGGCTGGTGACGTTGAAACACAAGATGAACTTGGAAAGACGCTAAATTGGACGACTGAACATAAAAATATATTTGAAACACAATATATTTTGGATTTGGATGGAAAAATTATTGCCCTCGACGATAATCTGAAAGCAAAAGGATTTAAGCCGGGAGACCAGTTTCATTTAGACGAAGAAGCGATTGCGGATCTACTCGAACATCGACATTCAACGTACTCTCAGCCTTACGAGTATGGCGGTATGGAGCGGCTTTCAGGTTATGCGCCAATACATGAAGATCAAGATGCGAGTAAAGAAATCATCGCAGTCAGCGTAATTGATTTCGATGCCAATATCGTTAAACATCGTACTTGGGATGTTGTACGCGACGGAATCTTGATCAGTATTATTCCTATGATACTTGCTTCAATTGGAACAGGATTCCTCATTCGCAGAAAAACGAAGCCGATCACGAGTTTAATTGAGCAGGCGAAGCAAATTGCGGATGGTAACTTGGCGGTTCAACCGACAGAAGTGAAGTCACAAGACGAAGTGGGCGACTTGGCTCGTACGCTGAATCGTATGACGGTGAACCTACAAGACATGATCACGACGATGAATACGACATCGCAGCATTTATCCGAAAACGCAGGGGAAACTTCTGCATCGCTTTCTGAAATGCGTGAAGCGATTACGATGGTTGCGCACAATATCGAAGAAGTCGTCACAGCTGTTACAGATGGTACCTCAACTGCGGAGCACGCAACGAGTATTCTCACGGGATTAGCAAGTGGTTTGAACAATACGAAACAAAGCGCTGACTCAATGCTCGTTAACTCCAATGAAACGATGAAGATTGCATTAGAAGGCGCAAAACGCGCAGAAGAAATTAGCCATGATATGGAATTAATTCGAAATGGATCACAAGAAGTTGGAGATACAATCCAAAACTTGGTTGAATCTACGACGAAGATCCAAAACATCACAGGTTCCATCGCGGGAATCGCAGCTCAAACCAATTTACTCGCGCTGAATGCTTCTATTGAAGCGGCTCGTGCAGGTGAACACGGTAAAGGCTTTGCGGTAGTAGCGGAAGAAGTACGGAACTTAGCTGAGCAATCAAATCAGGAAGTACTGGAAGTAGAGAAGCTAGTGAAGGATATTTCTGATCGGATCCAGCAAGTTATTACTTCCACATCGGAAAACACGAAACACATCACAAAAGGTACAGAAACAGTGCAGCTTACGTCTCAGTCATTGAGTAATATTTCTGTAGCAGTTGGAGAAACGGTCAAAGAAATCAAGAACATCTCGAACTTGATGACGTCGGAAGCCGTGAAATCAACGGAAGCGGTACAGTTGATCGAGCACTTGACGCACGCTGTACAAAATATTGAAGACATGACCAATAATATCGCGGCAGCTGCCGAGCAAACGACAGCGAGCATAGAAGAAATTTCAGAACGTTCTACGCAGACCAATCAAATGGCGCGTGAACTGGAAGTGTTTGTCGGTTCATTCGAATTACCTAAATAA